Proteins encoded within one genomic window of Prosthecobacter fusiformis:
- the glgA gene encoding glycogen synthase yields MKSLFLTNEYPPHIYGGAGVHVEYLTRELAKLMDVEVRCFGDQDSSEPHLSVKGVSLDAEGWTSPPNLKSVFGAVQRCLDFNTRNVDAQVVHLHTWYSHFGGILAKLNYGLPMVLTVHSLEPLRPWKREQLGGGYDFTVWLEKTALEMADAVIAVSEETKSDLLRFFPLDPHKIHVIHNGIDPDEYHRMEAPEVLRKHGVDPDVPYVLFVGRITRQKGIIYLVRAIEKMNPGFQIVLCAGAPDTPEIAAEMQAAVTAAQTKRGGIVWIQAMLPVQEKIAMYSHAEVFCCPSIYEPFGIINLEAMACETAVVASAVGGIKEVVVPGETGILVPLDQQTESPFEALHPDHFARDLAEGINSLMADPEKCRRMGLAGRKRAVERFSWTSIAERTKALYETLVKA; encoded by the coding sequence ATGAAGTCACTTTTCCTCACCAACGAATACCCGCCTCACATTTACGGAGGTGCCGGGGTACATGTTGAATACCTTACCCGCGAGCTGGCCAAACTTATGGATGTGGAGGTTCGCTGCTTTGGCGACCAGGATAGCTCCGAGCCTCATCTCAGTGTGAAAGGAGTCAGTCTGGATGCTGAAGGATGGACTTCCCCGCCTAACTTAAAGTCTGTCTTCGGTGCGGTGCAGCGCTGTCTCGACTTCAATACCCGCAATGTGGATGCCCAGGTCGTACACCTTCACACTTGGTATTCCCACTTCGGCGGCATCCTGGCCAAGCTCAACTATGGCCTGCCCATGGTCCTCACCGTCCATTCTCTGGAGCCTCTTCGTCCCTGGAAGCGCGAGCAATTAGGCGGCGGTTATGATTTTACCGTCTGGCTGGAAAAGACCGCTCTGGAAATGGCGGATGCCGTCATCGCCGTATCGGAGGAAACCAAGAGCGACCTTCTGCGCTTTTTCCCGCTGGATCCGCATAAAATTCACGTCATTCACAATGGCATTGATCCTGATGAATACCATCGCATGGAAGCTCCTGAGGTGCTGCGCAAGCACGGTGTGGATCCAGATGTGCCATACGTCCTGTTCGTTGGCCGCATCACCCGGCAGAAAGGCATCATCTATCTTGTGCGTGCCATCGAGAAGATGAATCCCGGGTTTCAGATCGTTCTTTGTGCCGGTGCACCGGATACCCCGGAAATCGCCGCTGAAATGCAGGCTGCGGTGACCGCTGCACAGACGAAAAGAGGCGGCATCGTCTGGATTCAGGCCATGCTACCCGTGCAGGAAAAAATCGCCATGTATTCCCATGCGGAGGTCTTCTGCTGCCCCTCCATTTACGAGCCTTTCGGCATCATCAACCTCGAAGCCATGGCCTGTGAAACCGCCGTCGTTGCCAGTGCGGTGGGTGGCATTAAGGAAGTCGTTGTACCCGGTGAAACAGGCATCCTTGTGCCCTTGGACCAGCAGACGGAAAGCCCCTTTGAAGCACTGCATCCTGATCACTTTGCTCGGGATTTGGCGGAGGGCATCAACAGCCTCATGGCCGATCCTGAAAAATGCCGTCGCATGGGGCTTGCCGGTCGCAAACGTGCCGTGGAACGCTTTAGCTGGACCAGCATCGCTGAGCGTACCAAGGCCCTGTATGAAACCCTTGTGAAAGCCTGA
- the pssA gene encoding CDP-diacylglycerol--serine O-phosphatidyltransferase: MLEREPRIYVLPTMMTAGNILAGFVAILQIFKGREGAITEHYYWAIIAILAACLFDVLDGRVARLGGQESPFGRELDSIADIVSFGVAPALLVHDIVLSSIEKPAGLGWLIACAYLVCGAMRLARFNCIAASDDKTNSKHFRGCPIPAAAGVIASLTLLMLWLDEGNKEIGTWKYGLAVLMVLLSWLMMSDLEYPSFKSINWRTRRSPAWVLISIIVVAFAVRNWQWMPSVLFVSYLLYGLVRPWVSRRWRQEIEIEYEAADTPDDPITTQTDLPKKDAGPEDPASQI; the protein is encoded by the coding sequence ATGCTCGAACGCGAACCTCGCATCTATGTGCTCCCCACGATGATGACGGCCGGAAATATCCTGGCCGGTTTTGTCGCGATTTTGCAGATCTTTAAAGGACGGGAAGGGGCCATTACCGAGCATTATTACTGGGCCATCATCGCCATTTTGGCAGCTTGCCTCTTCGATGTCTTAGATGGTCGCGTTGCCCGTTTAGGGGGACAGGAGTCTCCCTTTGGTCGGGAGCTGGACTCCATCGCAGACATTGTCTCCTTCGGCGTCGCCCCCGCACTCCTGGTGCATGACATCGTGCTTTCCAGCATCGAAAAACCCGCAGGGCTGGGCTGGCTCATCGCTTGCGCCTACCTCGTCTGCGGAGCCATGCGCTTGGCCCGTTTCAATTGCATTGCGGCCAGTGATGACAAGACTAACAGCAAGCACTTTCGTGGCTGCCCTATTCCCGCAGCAGCCGGCGTCATCGCCTCGCTCACGTTGCTGATGCTCTGGCTGGATGAGGGGAATAAAGAGATCGGCACTTGGAAATATGGTCTGGCCGTTCTCATGGTCCTGCTTTCCTGGCTCATGATGAGCGACCTCGAATACCCGAGCTTCAAGTCCATCAATTGGCGTACCCGCCGTTCCCCTGCCTGGGTGCTCATCTCCATCATCGTCGTTGCTTTTGCTGTGCGGAACTGGCAGTGGATGCCCTCCGTTCTGTTCGTCAGCTACCTGCTTTATGGGTTAGTGCGCCCTTGGGTTTCTCGCCGCTGGAGGCAGGAAATCGAAATCGAATACGAAGCTGCGGATACACCCGATGATCCCATCACCACCCAGACAGACCTTCCTAAAAAGGACGCCGGGCCGGAAGATCCTGCGTCCCAGATCTAA
- a CDS encoding rhodanese-like domain-containing protein → MTAPALPPLLPETTLSQVLQSYPGAQRALFARYHIGGCSSCAFSPTETLAQLCARNENLDVQEVISHIQDSHQGDVTLQISPADFAELRRETPELKVLDVRTREEHEAVTIPGSLLMTQELVQEAFSAWDKNAPVILYDHTGSRSLDAVAYFIGHGFTNARCLAGGIHAYSLEVDPSLPRYKVEIEA, encoded by the coding sequence ATGACCGCCCCGGCTCTGCCCCCTCTTTTGCCAGAAACAACCCTTTCCCAGGTACTGCAATCCTATCCGGGGGCCCAGCGTGCACTCTTCGCCCGGTATCACATCGGCGGCTGCAGCAGTTGCGCATTTAGTCCCACGGAGACGCTGGCCCAGCTCTGTGCCCGCAATGAGAACCTGGATGTGCAGGAGGTGATCTCGCACATTCAGGATAGCCACCAGGGGGATGTGACGCTGCAAATTTCCCCCGCTGATTTCGCTGAGCTGCGGCGGGAGACACCGGAACTGAAAGTCCTGGATGTGCGCACCCGCGAGGAACACGAGGCCGTCACTATTCCAGGCTCCCTGCTGATGACGCAGGAGCTGGTGCAGGAGGCTTTTTCAGCGTGGGATAAAAATGCGCCGGTGATTCTCTATGATCATACGGGCTCCCGCTCCCTGGATGCGGTGGCGTATTTTATCGGCCATGGCTTCACAAATGCCCGGTGCCTGGCGGGAGGAATCCATGCTTATAGCCTGGAGGTGGACCCTTCCCTGCCCCGGTATAAGGTGGAGATCGAAGCATGA